Proteins from a genomic interval of Pseudomonas versuta:
- a CDS encoding MFS transporter: MAYRNKIALVYLLGYALDLVNMFAAAIAYPDISQQLQASVSQLGWVANAYMLGLTLVIIPGVWLAAVFGEKRLIMASLLLFSLASWCVAQAGSIEALIGWRLLQGLGGGLLIPVGQAMVYRHFPVRERARLTSVILLVALLVPALSPALGGRVVEAWSWRWVFYANLPLALLALLLAGCWLKSEPRPASRPVLNARSLATGARNMGRLLKSPLLRVAMLTYLFIPGIFIGTQLVSILYLHQQGLSPAQTGILMLPWALASALGITLSRYQFNRLGPKPLLLLGMTAQATGIALLIQADVSSTWQTMALYGLMGFGGSLCSSTAQNTAFIDVSARRMGHASALWNINRQLSFLLGPALMMGIFAALTVITSTPRAFALCFAIGAALTLLPLFAVLRLNTPCVLALLAP; encoded by the coding sequence ATGGCCTATCGCAATAAAATCGCCCTGGTGTATTTGCTGGGCTACGCACTGGATCTGGTGAACATGTTCGCCGCCGCCATTGCCTACCCCGACATCAGTCAGCAACTGCAGGCCTCGGTCAGCCAACTGGGCTGGGTCGCCAATGCCTACATGCTCGGCCTGACCCTGGTCATCATCCCCGGCGTGTGGCTGGCAGCGGTATTTGGCGAAAAACGCCTGATCATGGCCTCGCTCTTGTTGTTCAGCCTGGCGTCATGGTGCGTGGCGCAGGCAGGTTCGATTGAGGCGCTGATTGGCTGGCGTCTGCTGCAGGGCCTGGGTGGCGGGTTATTGATTCCGGTGGGGCAGGCCATGGTCTATCGACATTTCCCCGTGCGCGAACGGGCTCGCCTGACCTCGGTAATTTTGCTGGTGGCGTTGCTGGTGCCCGCCTTGTCACCGGCCCTGGGTGGCCGGGTCGTTGAGGCCTGGTCATGGCGCTGGGTGTTTTATGCCAATTTGCCGCTGGCATTGCTGGCACTGTTGCTGGCCGGCTGCTGGCTCAAATCAGAGCCGCGCCCCGCCTCACGCCCGGTGCTGAATGCCCGCAGCCTGGCAACCGGCGCCCGGAACATGGGGCGCTTGCTGAAAAGCCCGTTGTTGCGGGTGGCGATGCTCACTTATCTGTTTATCCCCGGGATTTTTATCGGCACCCAGCTGGTGAGCATCCTGTATCTGCATCAACAGGGTTTGAGCCCTGCCCAGACCGGCATCCTGATGCTGCCATGGGCGCTGGCATCGGCCCTGGGCATTACCCTGAGCCGCTATCAGTTCAATCGTCTCGGGCCAAAACCCCTGCTTTTGCTGGGTATGACGGCCCAGGCCACAGGCATTGCGCTGCTGATCCAGGCGGATGTTTCAAGCACCTGGCAGACGATGGCGCTGTACGGACTCATGGGCTTTGGCGGCAGCCTGTGCAGCAGCACCGCGCAAAATACCGCGTTTATCGATGTCAGTGCCCGGCGCATGGGCCACGCCAGCGCACTGTGGAATATCAACCGGCAATTGAGTTTCTTGCTCGGCCCGGCGTTGATGATGGGCATATTCGCGGCCTTGACCGTGATCACCTCGACGCCCCGCGCCTTTGCCCTATGCTTTGCCATCGGCGCTGCGTTGACCCTGTTGCCGTTGTTTGCAGTGTTACGCCTCAATACCCCATGCGTGCTGGCCTTGCTGGCACCCTGA
- a CDS encoding HlyD family secretion protein has product MKKFFSLLATLLVLALAIWIGRTLWEHYMNTPWTRDGRVRADIINVAADVNGYVVGVPVKDNQLVKKGDVLLEIDPEHYEIVVKQAQSLVASRKATWEMRKVNAHRRADMDSMVISRENRDDASNIADSALADYQHALAQLDAAQLDLKRTKVLATVDGYVTNLNVHRGDYARVGDPKMAVIDMNSFWVYGFFEETKLPHIRVGDKADLQMMSGEVLKGHVESISRGIYDRDNPESRELVADVNPTFNWVRLAQRVPVRIHIDEIPDGFLLAAGTTCTVIVQQDAAAQ; this is encoded by the coding sequence ATGAAAAAGTTCTTCAGCCTGCTTGCCACCTTGCTGGTTTTGGCCCTTGCGATATGGATCGGCCGCACCCTCTGGGAGCATTACATGAATACCCCGTGGACCCGTGATGGACGGGTACGGGCCGATATTATCAACGTCGCCGCCGACGTTAACGGGTACGTGGTTGGCGTACCGGTCAAGGACAACCAGTTGGTGAAAAAGGGCGACGTACTGCTGGAAATCGACCCCGAGCACTACGAGATCGTGGTCAAGCAGGCGCAATCGCTGGTGGCGTCCCGCAAGGCCACCTGGGAGATGCGCAAGGTCAACGCCCATCGCCGGGCAGACATGGACAGCATGGTGATCTCGCGCGAAAACCGTGACGACGCCAGCAACATTGCCGACTCGGCACTGGCCGACTACCAGCACGCCCTGGCCCAGCTGGACGCGGCGCAACTTGACCTCAAGCGCACCAAGGTCCTGGCTACGGTCGACGGCTACGTGACCAACCTCAATGTGCACCGCGGTGACTATGCCCGGGTCGGTGATCCGAAAATGGCGGTGATCGACATGAACTCGTTCTGGGTTTATGGCTTCTTCGAAGAAACCAAACTGCCGCACATTCGCGTGGGTGACAAAGCCGATCTGCAGATGATGAGCGGCGAAGTATTGAAGGGGCATGTCGAAAGCATCTCGCGTGGCATCTACGACCGCGACAACCCCGAGAGCCGGGAGCTGGTCGCTGACGTTAACCCCACATTCAACTGGGTGCGCCTGGCGCAGCGGGTGCCGGTGCGTATCCACATCGATGAAATCCCCGACGGTTTCCTGCTGGCAGCGGGCACCACCTGCACGGTGATCGTGCAGCAGGATGCAGCAGCGCAATAA
- a CDS encoding DUF1656 domain-containing protein produces MPREIAFHGVYMPSMTLMFFIAAGLAWAFDRLFSGYDLYRFFWHPALLRLSLFACLFGAMALTVYR; encoded by the coding sequence ATGCCTCGTGAAATCGCCTTCCACGGCGTCTACATGCCCAGCATGACCCTGATGTTTTTTATCGCGGCGGGGTTGGCGTGGGCCTTTGACAGACTGTTTTCCGGCTATGACCTGTATCGCTTCTTCTGGCACCCGGCGCTGCTGCGCCTGAGCCTGTTTGCTTGTCTTTTTGGCGCCATGGCGCTCACTGTTTACCGTTGA
- a CDS encoding FUSC family protein, whose protein sequence is MNHLPAPVRWLYSLEWRRGFYDWARSDGVTWVHIFKVLIAAFLTLWLAMRLELPQPRTAMITVFIVMQPQSGQVFAKSFYRFLGTLTGSAVMVALIALFAQNTVLFLGSLAIWVGICSAGAARCRNFRAYGFVLAGYTAAMVGLPALAHPDGAFMAAVWRVLEISLGILCSTVVSAAILPKTAGAAMHDALYKRFGVFAGFVAQGLRNQSSQETYEDSNMRFISESVGLEGMRSVTVFEDPHMRRRSGRLSRLNSEFMAITTRFNALHQLLARLRSRGVVQVVSAIEPELELLAQLLDTYAGRSLTDKDAVLLAEQLEAFKAGLPGHVRALRVSFLETDPGPSDFLDFNTAYELLFRFVDDLHNYALTHASLVAHTHEREHWDQPFISQTNWWSAAASGIRAAFILVVLGTYWVMTAWPSGATMTLIAAATVGLSAATPNPKRMAFQMACGTFIGALVGFVEMFFVLPRIDGFPLLCLVLAPVIIFGSFLTSRAKYAGVGLGLLIFFSTGSVPDNLTIYNPYQFINDYIAMVLGMLVCAAAGAIILPPNSRWLWSRLEQDLREQVVYAISGKLRGLSSSLESRTRDLMHQAYGLAAGNPQVQRNLLRWMFVVLEIGHAIIELRKEQAILPIHPAYAESQPWRQAIRVMGRALVRLFIAPGNSNLERALIAVDHAISRVQATDEPFARNFDTSALVRVQSYLHFIRTSLLDPQSPLAAYARQQGLENAS, encoded by the coding sequence ATGAACCACTTGCCCGCCCCGGTACGCTGGCTGTATTCCCTGGAATGGCGCCGTGGCTTTTATGACTGGGCGCGCAGCGATGGCGTGACCTGGGTCCATATTTTCAAAGTATTGATCGCGGCCTTTTTGACCCTGTGGCTGGCCATGCGCCTTGAACTGCCACAGCCACGCACCGCGATGATCACTGTATTTATCGTGATGCAACCGCAAAGTGGCCAGGTGTTTGCCAAAAGCTTTTACCGGTTTTTGGGCACCCTGACCGGCTCGGCGGTAATGGTTGCGCTGATCGCTTTGTTTGCCCAGAACACCGTATTGTTCCTGGGCTCACTGGCGATCTGGGTCGGTATCTGCTCGGCCGGTGCGGCCCGTTGCCGCAACTTCCGGGCCTATGGTTTTGTCCTGGCCGGTTACACCGCGGCAATGGTCGGCCTGCCTGCGCTGGCCCACCCCGATGGCGCCTTTATGGCCGCGGTCTGGCGGGTGCTGGAAATTTCCCTGGGCATCCTCTGCTCTACCGTTGTCAGTGCAGCCATCCTGCCTAAAACCGCAGGCGCGGCCATGCATGACGCGCTGTATAAACGCTTTGGTGTGTTTGCCGGCTTCGTGGCCCAGGGGCTGCGCAACCAGTCTTCGCAAGAGACCTATGAAGACAGCAACATGCGCTTTATCAGCGAAAGTGTGGGCCTGGAAGGCATGCGCAGCGTGACCGTGTTCGAAGATCCGCACATGCGTCGTCGCAGTGGCCGTTTGAGTCGTTTGAACAGTGAGTTCATGGCCATCACCACCCGCTTCAATGCCCTGCACCAATTGCTCGCGCGTCTTCGCAGCCGCGGTGTGGTGCAAGTGGTGTCGGCCATCGAACCGGAGCTGGAATTGCTCGCGCAGTTGCTCGATACCTACGCCGGGCGCTCATTGACGGACAAGGACGCGGTGCTGCTGGCCGAGCAGCTGGAGGCCTTCAAGGCCGGCCTGCCGGGGCATGTGCGTGCACTGCGGGTGAGCTTTCTTGAAACCGATCCGGGCCCTTCGGACTTCCTGGACTTCAACACCGCCTATGAACTGTTGTTCCGCTTTGTTGACGACCTGCACAACTACGCGTTGACCCACGCTTCGCTGGTGGCCCACACCCACGAGCGCGAGCATTGGGACCAACCCTTCATCTCGCAAACCAACTGGTGGTCAGCGGCCGCCTCGGGGATTCGGGCAGCGTTCATTCTGGTGGTGCTCGGCACCTACTGGGTGATGACGGCCTGGCCCAGCGGCGCCACCATGACCCTGATTGCCGCCGCTACCGTGGGGTTGTCCGCGGCCACCCCCAACCCTAAACGCATGGCTTTCCAGATGGCGTGCGGCACCTTTATCGGTGCACTGGTGGGCTTTGTCGAAATGTTCTTCGTGCTGCCCCGCATCGACGGTTTCCCGCTGCTGTGCCTGGTGCTGGCGCCGGTGATCATATTTGGCTCGTTCCTCACCTCGCGGGCCAAGTACGCCGGGGTCGGCCTGGGCTTGCTGATCTTTTTCAGCACCGGCTCGGTTCCGGACAACCTGACCATTTACAACCCCTACCAGTTCATCAATGACTACATCGCGATGGTGCTGGGCATGCTGGTCTGCGCGGCAGCCGGTGCGATTATTCTGCCGCCCAACAGCCGCTGGTTATGGAGCCGTCTGGAGCAGGATCTGCGCGAGCAGGTGGTGTACGCCATCAGCGGCAAGTTGCGCGGTTTGAGCTCCAGCCTTGAGAGCCGCACCCGTGACCTGATGCACCAGGCTTACGGCCTCGCAGCCGGCAATCCGCAGGTGCAACGCAACTTGCTGCGCTGGATGTTTGTGGTGCTGGAAATCGGCCACGCGATTATCGAACTGCGCAAGGAACAGGCGATTTTGCCGATCCACCCGGCTTACGCCGAGTCCCAGCCATGGCGTCAGGCCATCCGGGTCATGGGTCGGGCGCTGGTGCGTCTGTTCATTGCGCCGGGCAACAGCAACCTTGAACGTGCACTGATCGCAGTTGATCACGCCATCAGCCGGGTTCAGGCCACCGATGAACCGTTCGCCCGTAACTTTGATACTTCGGCGCTGGTCCGGGTGCAAAGCTACCTGCACTTTATCCGTACTTCACTGCTTGATCCGCAATCGCCGCTGGCCGCCTATGCCCGGCAGCAAGGACTTGAAAATGCCTCGTGA
- a CDS encoding efflux transporter outer membrane subunit, with amino-acid sequence MQRRISRELKALSVLALSLALNGCISFGGIGPKDTMLAANTLVTDEAIQNAAQDANWPKAQWWHAYGDPQLNDWVSLAVQGSPTMAMAAARVRQARAMAGIAESAQSLQINGDSTLKRHNWPSDQFYGPGELDNATTWDNNAALGFSFSLDLWGRDSNNTEQAVDMAHMSVAEARQAQLELQNNVIRTYIQLSLHFAQLDIIESTLHQQEQILDLAQKRLDGGIGTHFEVSQAQAPLPEIHRQIDAQEEEIALTRNQLAALAGKGPGEGARLKRPVMALNTALKLPSTLPAELLGQRPDVVASRWEVAAQTRGIDVAHADFYPNVDLVASLGFMATGGGALEFLSAKKLTYNVGPAISLPIFDGGRLRSQLGVAASGYDMAVAKYNQTLVTALKGISDQLIKRESMDKQQVFAAESVSAAQKTYDIAMLAYQRGLTDYLNVLNAQTLLFRQQQVQQQVQAARLVAHAELVTALGGGLGAGSDVPKQDRYVPDKPPALMAPFVH; translated from the coding sequence GTGCAACGTCGCATCAGCAGAGAGCTTAAAGCCCTCAGTGTTCTGGCTTTATCGTTAGCATTAAACGGCTGCATCAGCTTCGGTGGTATCGGTCCAAAAGACACGATGCTCGCCGCTAATACACTGGTCACCGACGAGGCCATTCAAAACGCCGCGCAAGACGCCAACTGGCCCAAGGCTCAATGGTGGCACGCTTATGGCGATCCGCAATTGAATGACTGGGTCAGCCTTGCGGTGCAGGGTAGTCCAACCATGGCCATGGCCGCCGCCCGTGTGCGGCAGGCCAGAGCCATGGCCGGGATCGCCGAGTCGGCGCAGTCGTTGCAGATCAATGGCGACTCGACGCTCAAACGTCACAATTGGCCATCGGACCAGTTTTACGGTCCGGGTGAGCTGGACAACGCCACCACCTGGGACAACAACGCCGCCCTGGGCTTCAGTTTTTCCCTCGATCTGTGGGGCCGCGACAGCAACAACACCGAACAGGCCGTGGACATGGCGCACATGAGCGTTGCCGAAGCGCGCCAGGCGCAACTTGAATTGCAGAACAACGTGATTCGCACCTATATCCAGTTGTCGCTGCACTTTGCTCAGCTCGACATCATTGAGTCGACCTTGCACCAGCAAGAGCAGATCCTCGATCTGGCGCAAAAACGCCTGGACGGCGGTATCGGCACGCATTTCGAAGTCAGCCAGGCGCAAGCGCCGCTGCCCGAAATCCATCGCCAGATCGACGCCCAGGAAGAAGAAATCGCCCTCACGCGCAACCAGTTGGCTGCCCTGGCGGGTAAAGGTCCGGGCGAGGGCGCACGTCTCAAACGCCCGGTGATGGCATTAAACACCGCGCTCAAACTGCCTTCCACGTTGCCGGCCGAACTGCTGGGCCAGCGCCCGGACGTCGTTGCCAGCCGTTGGGAAGTGGCCGCACAGACGCGTGGTATCGATGTGGCGCATGCCGACTTCTACCCCAACGTCGACCTGGTCGCCAGCCTTGGCTTTATGGCTACGGGGGGCGGCGCGCTGGAGTTCCTGAGCGCGAAGAAACTCACCTACAACGTCGGCCCGGCGATCTCGCTGCCGATCTTTGATGGCGGTCGCCTGCGCTCGCAACTGGGTGTGGCTGCAAGCGGCTATGACATGGCCGTCGCCAAGTACAACCAGACCCTGGTGACTGCGCTCAAGGGTATTTCCGATCAGTTGATCAAGCGCGAGTCCATGGACAAGCAGCAAGTGTTCGCCGCCGAATCGGTTAGCGCTGCCCAAAAAACCTACGACATCGCGATGCTCGCCTATCAGCGCGGCCTGACCGATTACCTCAACGTACTCAACGCACAAACCCTGCTGTTTCGTCAGCAGCAAGTGCAACAGCAGGTCCAGGCCGCACGCCTGGTTGCCCATGCCGAGTTGGTGACAGCGCTGGGTGGCGGCCTTGGTGCCGGCAGCGATGTACCGAAACAAGATCGTTACGTGCCCGACAAACCGCCAGCCCTCATGGCGCCGTTTGTACATTGA
- a CDS encoding LysR family transcriptional regulator, with amino-acid sequence MDTLQNMRAFSCVAEAGSFTAAAAMLDTTTANVSRAVSNLEAHLQTRLLNRTTRRIALTEAGKRYLLRCEQILAYVEEAEAEASDAHSRPAGQLKVHTMTGIGQHYVIDAIARYRKTHPDVTFDLTLANRVPDLLNEGYDVSIVLASELPDSGFVSQRLGITYSIVCASPGYVKTNGTADKPGDLLNHACLRLVSPVIALDKWVFEGPEGQEMVVINSSPFLVNSADAMKTAITSGMGVGILPVYAAIEGLRNGTLVRMLPKYRSQELNLYAIYPSRQYLDAKIKTWVEYMRGSLPEILAAHQTELATYS; translated from the coding sequence ATGGACACTTTGCAAAATATGCGCGCCTTCAGCTGCGTAGCCGAAGCCGGAAGTTTCACCGCCGCGGCTGCCATGCTGGATACCACCACTGCCAACGTCTCGCGCGCGGTCTCCAACCTTGAGGCCCACCTGCAAACCCGCTTGCTCAACCGCACCACTCGACGCATCGCCCTGACCGAAGCCGGCAAACGTTATTTGCTGCGCTGCGAACAGATCCTGGCCTATGTCGAAGAAGCTGAAGCCGAGGCCAGTGACGCTCACTCGCGCCCGGCCGGCCAGCTCAAGGTGCACACGATGACCGGCATCGGTCAGCACTATGTGATCGACGCCATCGCCCGTTATCGCAAGACTCACCCCGACGTAACGTTCGACCTGACCCTGGCCAACCGCGTGCCGGACTTGCTCAACGAGGGCTATGACGTGTCCATCGTGCTCGCCAGCGAGCTGCCGGATTCGGGGTTCGTGTCACAGCGTCTGGGCATCACCTACAGCATCGTCTGCGCATCGCCCGGCTATGTGAAAACCAACGGCACCGCGGACAAGCCCGGCGACCTGCTCAACCATGCCTGCCTGCGCCTGGTAAGCCCGGTGATCGCACTGGATAAATGGGTATTTGAAGGGCCGGAAGGTCAGGAGATGGTCGTGATCAACTCCTCGCCGTTTTTGGTCAACTCGGCCGATGCGATGAAAACCGCGATTACCAGCGGCATGGGCGTCGGCATATTGCCGGTGTACGCGGCCATCGAAGGCCTGCGCAACGGCACCCTGGTGCGCATGCTGCCCAAGTACCGCTCCCAGGAGCTGAACCTGTACGCCATCTACCCGTCGCGCCAGTACCTGGATGCGAAGATCAAAACCTGGGTGGAATACATGCGCGGTTCGTTACCCGAGATTCTGGCGGCGCATCAGACCGAGCTGGCGACCTATAGCTGA
- a CDS encoding 2-hydroxyacid dehydrogenase, producing the protein MSLSSTKKTVLAFSRVTPQMVERLQQDFNVIVPDPKLGDLNAQFDEALPHAHGLIGVGRKLGRKQLENARQLEVVSSVSVGYDNYDVDYFNERGIMLTNTPDVLTESTADLGFTLIMSSARRVAELDAWTKAGQWQASVPPALFGSDVHGKTLGIVGMGNIGAAIARRGRLGFNMPILYSGNSRKTAVEQELGAQFRSLDQLLAEADFVCLVVPLSEKTRHLISRRELGLMKKSAILVNISRGPVVDEPALIEALQNGTIRGAGLDVYEKEPLAESPLFALKNAVTLPHIGSATHETREAMANRALDNLRSALLGERPQDLVNPQVFKG; encoded by the coding sequence ATGAGCCTTTCCAGCACCAAGAAAACCGTACTTGCCTTCAGCCGTGTCACCCCCCAGATGGTCGAGCGCCTGCAACAGGATTTCAACGTCATCGTGCCTGACCCCAAGCTGGGCGATCTCAATGCCCAGTTCGATGAAGCTCTGCCCCATGCCCACGGTTTGATCGGCGTCGGCCGCAAACTGGGGCGCAAGCAACTGGAGAACGCCAGGCAGCTGGAGGTGGTCTCCAGTGTGTCGGTGGGTTACGACAACTACGATGTCGACTACTTCAACGAACGCGGGATCATGCTGACCAACACCCCGGACGTGCTCACCGAAAGCACCGCTGACCTGGGTTTCACCCTGATCATGAGCAGCGCCCGCCGGGTGGCGGAACTGGATGCATGGACCAAGGCCGGGCAATGGCAGGCCAGCGTGCCGCCTGCGTTGTTTGGCAGCGATGTACATGGCAAGACCCTGGGCATTGTGGGCATGGGCAATATCGGCGCGGCCATCGCCCGCCGTGGTCGCCTGGGGTTCAACATGCCCATCCTCTACAGCGGCAACAGCCGCAAGACTGCCGTTGAGCAAGAGCTGGGCGCGCAGTTTCGCAGCCTGGACCAGTTGCTGGCCGAAGCCGATTTTGTCTGCCTGGTAGTCCCGCTGAGCGAAAAAACCAGACACCTGATCAGCCGGCGCGAGCTGGGCCTGATGAAGAAAAGCGCGATTCTGGTGAACATCTCCCGCGGTCCGGTGGTGGATGAACCGGCGCTGATCGAAGCCCTGCAAAACGGCACGATTCGCGGCGCGGGGCTGGATGTGTACGAGAAAGAGCCGCTGGCAGAGTCACCGTTGTTTGCATTGAAAAACGCCGTGACCTTGCCGCACATTGGCTCGGCGACCCACGAGACCCGTGAAGCCATGGCCAATCGTGCTTTGGACAACCTGCGCAGCGCCCTGCTGGGCGAACGCCCACAGGATCTGGTTAACCCGCAGGTCTTTAAAGGCTGA
- a CDS encoding DMT family transporter, whose product MNLSLYLLTVLIWGTTWIALKLQLGVVAIPVSIVYRFGLAALVLFGLLLLTRRLQTMNRRGHLICLAQGLCLFCVNFMCFLTASQWVTTGLIAVVFSTATLWNALNARIFFKQKIARNVIAGAALGLFGLGLLFWPELSGHTATPQILLGLGLALIGTLCFSAGNMLSSLQQKAGLKPLTTNAWGMLYGASMLALYCAFSGIPFNMEWNTRYIGSLLYLVIPGSVIGFTAYLTLVGRMGPERAAYCTVLFPLVALNVSAFAEGYQWTAPALAGLVLVMLGNVLVFRKPRPVPMAAKLA is encoded by the coding sequence ATGAACCTATCCCTGTACTTATTGACCGTGTTGATCTGGGGCACGACCTGGATCGCCCTCAAGCTGCAATTGGGGGTGGTAGCGATTCCGGTGTCCATCGTGTACCGCTTTGGCCTGGCGGCGCTGGTGCTGTTCGGGTTATTGCTGCTGACGCGGCGGCTGCAAACCATGAACCGGCGCGGGCATCTGATTTGCCTGGCACAGGGTTTGTGTTTGTTCTGCGTGAACTTCATGTGTTTTCTGACCGCCAGTCAGTGGGTGACCACCGGTTTGATCGCCGTGGTGTTTTCCACCGCCACGCTATGGAACGCCCTGAACGCGCGGATCTTCTTCAAGCAGAAAATCGCCCGCAACGTGATCGCCGGCGCAGCGCTGGGCCTGTTCGGGCTGGGGCTGCTGTTCTGGCCGGAGTTGAGCGGGCATACCGCAACCCCGCAAATCCTGCTCGGTCTGGGCCTGGCATTGATTGGTACCCTGTGTTTTTCGGCGGGCAACATGCTCTCGAGCCTGCAGCAAAAAGCCGGGCTCAAACCGCTGACCACAAACGCCTGGGGCATGCTCTATGGCGCCAGCATGCTGGCGCTGTACTGCGCGTTCAGCGGCATCCCGTTCAACATGGAATGGAACACTCGTTATATCGGCTCGTTGTTGTATCTGGTGATTCCGGGTTCGGTGATCGGTTTTACCGCTTACCTGACCCTGGTCGGGCGCATGGGGCCGGAGCGTGCGGCGTATTGCACGGTATTGTTTCCGCTGGTGGCACTCAACGTGTCGGCCTTTGCCGAGGGTTACCAATGGACGGCACCGGCTTTGGCCGGGCTGGTACTGGTGATGCTGGGCAACGTGCTGGTGTTTCGCAAACCCCGGCCGGTACCAATGGCCGCAAAGCTGGCTTGA
- a CDS encoding helix-turn-helix domain-containing protein produces MSAFDTLQVFQSMSRSPNARLEHSAELGDGMAAALWTNHHDARDYQAPTHHTLSCYISGGTGTFRREQPGATGAPGKLCVLPADHQSAWVINGAIRLAHVYVSQEQFALGCVTLLDREPRELQLREITFFDDEQQTRRFHQLINLNWNEPGERLLTSSLACELLDHALLNQVGLRSGLQLKGGLAAYQRRQLVDMIEQQLAEPLNIGQLAAHCALSPYHFARMFRQSFGLPPHQYLLARRLARARDLLRNSALGLGDIALACGFASASHFANRFKQTVGATPGEYRAAFRP; encoded by the coding sequence ATGTCTGCATTCGATACCCTGCAAGTTTTTCAATCCATGAGCCGCTCGCCCAATGCCCGTCTGGAGCACAGTGCCGAGCTCGGTGACGGCATGGCCGCAGCCTTGTGGACCAACCATCACGATGCCCGCGACTATCAAGCGCCGACTCACCACACCCTGTCGTGCTACATCTCGGGCGGCACCGGGACCTTTCGCCGGGAGCAACCGGGAGCAACGGGGGCGCCGGGCAAACTCTGCGTGCTGCCCGCCGATCATCAGTCGGCATGGGTGATCAATGGCGCCATTCGCCTGGCCCACGTGTATGTCAGCCAGGAGCAATTCGCTCTGGGTTGCGTGACCTTGCTCGACCGCGAACCTCGCGAGCTGCAGTTGCGCGAAATCACCTTTTTCGATGACGAGCAGCAAACCCGGCGTTTTCATCAATTGATCAACCTGAACTGGAACGAGCCCGGCGAACGGCTGCTGACCAGCAGCCTGGCCTGCGAGTTGCTCGATCATGCGTTGCTCAACCAGGTGGGCCTGCGCAGCGGGCTGCAGCTCAAGGGCGGGCTGGCGGCGTATCAACGGCGCCAGTTGGTGGACATGATTGAGCAGCAACTGGCCGAGCCGTTGAACATTGGCCAACTGGCCGCGCACTGCGCATTGTCGCCTTACCACTTTGCCCGCATGTTTCGCCAAAGCTTCGGCCTGCCGCCCCATCAATACTTGCTGGCGCGCCGCCTGGCGCGAGCCCGCGACTTGCTGCGCAATAGCGCGCTGGGGCTGGGTGATATTGCATTGGCCTGCGGTTTTGCCAGCGCCAGCCACTTCGCCAACCGGTTCAAGCAGACCGTGGGCGCGACGCCGGGGGAATATCGGGCGGCGTTCAGGCCTTGA